The Micromonospora sp. NBC_01740 genome includes a window with the following:
- a CDS encoding GntR family transcriptional regulator, with translation MGQPRWTTTSDQYLSPSAGDAWAAEAAAAGERGSQRILDVETVPALPDIAAHLGLPAGTPVVIRRRLILADDKPVEIATSHWPASIAEMTVLADPAKVPGGTARFVGELGYIPAEVREDVTARWSTPYERTTLHLEQAEPVLKLTRILLDDTGQPYQCDINVMRAGRHIRYVRQAG, from the coding sequence ATGGGACAGCCGAGGTGGACCACCACCTCCGACCAGTACCTCAGCCCATCGGCCGGCGACGCGTGGGCGGCCGAAGCCGCAGCGGCCGGCGAGCGGGGCAGCCAGCGCATCCTCGACGTCGAAACCGTCCCGGCCCTGCCCGACATCGCCGCGCATCTCGGCCTACCGGCCGGCACGCCGGTCGTGATCCGGCGCCGGCTGATCCTCGCCGACGACAAGCCCGTGGAGATCGCCACCTCGCACTGGCCAGCGAGCATCGCGGAGATGACCGTCCTCGCAGACCCGGCGAAGGTTCCTGGCGGCACCGCCCGGTTCGTCGGCGAGCTGGGCTACATCCCCGCCGAGGTGCGCGAGGACGTGACCGCCCGCTGGTCCACGCCCTACGAGCGGACCACGCTCCACCTGGAGCAGGCCGAACCGGTGCTCAAGCTGACCCGGATCCTGCTCGACGACACCGGCCAGCCTTACCAGTGCGACATCAACGTCATGCGCGCCGGCCGCCACATCCGCTACGTCCGACAGGCAGGCTGA